From the Oncorhynchus masou masou isolate Uvic2021 unplaced genomic scaffold, UVic_Omas_1.1 unplaced_scaffold_1403, whole genome shotgun sequence genome, one window contains:
- the LOC135530636 gene encoding calcium-binding protein 2-like, with amino-acid sequence MPGGVGALEEEEEEDERRRVFEEPLCAVVQNCTVLHNIVGPACIFLREAFIQSQLDRDLRPEEIEELKEAFGEFDKDKDGYISCKELGECMRTMGYMPTEMELIELSQNICGGRVDFEDFVELMGPKMLAETADMIGVKELRDAFKEFDSNGDGQISLAELKEAMKKLVGEQLNQPEIDEILRDVDLNGDGLLDFEGEGRVWDEGEKSLSG; translated from the exons ATGCCGGGGGGTGTGGGGGCcctggaggaagaagaggaggaagatgaaagGAGAAGAGTGTTTGAGGAGCCTTTGTGTGCTGTGGTCCAGAACTGCACCGTTCTACACAACATCGTGGGCCCCGCCTGCATCTTCCTCAGAGAGGCGTTCATTCAGAGCCAGCTC GACAGAGACCTACGGCCAGAAGAGATTGAAG AGCTGAAGGAGGCGTTCGGGGAGTTTGATAAGGATAAAGATGGCTACATCAGCTGTAAGGAACTGGGAGAGTGCATGAGGACTATGGGGTACATGCCCACTGAGATGGAGCTCATCGAACTCAGCCAGAACAtct GTGGAGGCAGAGTGGACTTTGAGGACTTTGTGGAGCTGATGGGTCCCAAAATGTTGGCAGAGACAGCAGACATGATTGGAGTGAAGGAGCTCAGGGATGCTTTCAAAGAA tTTGACTCGAACGGGGACGGTCAGATAAGCCTGGCTGAACTGAAGGAGGCCATGAAAAAGCTGGTGGGGGAGCAGCTCAACCAACCAGAGATCGACGAGATCCTCCGAGATGTCGACCTCAACGGGGACGGCCTGCTCGACTTCGAGGGTGAGGGGAGAGTGTGGGATGagggggagaag AGTTTGTCAGGATGA